The Actinomycetes bacterium genome has a segment encoding these proteins:
- a CDS encoding DUF4157 domain-containing protein, whose translation MLVVLLLVAGLVTTGVVVAGRDPAGSGADGASGAEAPTGRDSAVRAVLDRRARAVLDRDREAFLADVDRRDPDFVALQEQLFDNLTQVDFASWHYELVGDDYNRPDLAQTYDRPYHLPAVLLHYAIKGFDRAPVARPQVLTFLRTGKRWLIASDSDADRQLPETGHADPWDRRAIVVGRGRSVLVLADAADKARLDRLVRVGDRAVRRVADFWSDGWRRRVVVVAVQDQHLVETYFRTPDRTSANVAAIAVPAYDTVPGWSKDGGEDEPLVARSRVILNPRYFDPGDRDNVDLLAHEVTHVATQQRTMPGAPRWLAEGAAEYTAYRYLEPFSIRLPRSLQRQVAAGSVDLPTYDFYQRDVAGHYIAGFLACAYIADEYGDGALRRVYRLLGRNVREALVPQAQDRVFQQVLGVTTDELRRGLADYADSVSR comes from the coding sequence GTGCTGGTGGTCCTGCTGCTGGTCGCCGGGCTGGTCACCACAGGGGTCGTGGTCGCCGGCCGCGACCCGGCAGGGAGCGGTGCGGACGGGGCATCCGGCGCCGAGGCGCCGACCGGTCGGGACAGTGCGGTCCGCGCGGTCCTCGACCGGCGGGCCCGGGCAGTGCTGGACCGCGACCGCGAGGCCTTCCTGGCCGACGTCGACCGTCGGGACCCGGACTTCGTCGCCCTGCAGGAGCAGCTCTTCGACAACCTGACGCAGGTCGACTTCGCGTCGTGGCACTACGAGCTCGTGGGCGACGACTACAACCGGCCCGACCTGGCGCAGACCTACGACCGGCCCTACCACCTGCCGGCCGTCCTGCTGCACTACGCGATCAAGGGCTTCGACCGGGCCCCGGTCGCCCGGCCGCAGGTGCTGACCTTCCTCCGGACCGGCAAGCGCTGGCTGATCGCCAGCGACAGCGACGCCGACCGGCAGCTGCCCGAGACCGGGCACGCCGACCCGTGGGACCGTCGCGCGATCGTGGTCGGGCGCGGCCGCTCGGTGCTGGTGCTCGCCGACGCCGCGGACAAGGCGCGGCTGGACCGGCTGGTCCGGGTCGGCGACCGGGCGGTGCGGCGGGTGGCCGACTTCTGGTCCGACGGCTGGCGGCGGCGGGTCGTGGTCGTCGCCGTGCAGGACCAGCACCTGGTCGAGACCTACTTCCGGACCCCCGACCGGACGTCGGCGAACGTCGCGGCGATCGCCGTCCCGGCCTACGACACGGTGCCCGGCTGGTCCAAGGACGGCGGCGAGGACGAGCCGCTCGTGGCGCGCAGCCGGGTCATCCTCAACCCGCGCTACTTCGACCCCGGGGACCGGGACAACGTCGACCTGCTCGCCCACGAGGTGACCCACGTCGCCACCCAGCAGCGCACCATGCCCGGGGCGCCGCGGTGGCTGGCGGAGGGCGCGGCGGAGTACACGGCCTACCGCTACCTGGAGCCGTTCAGCATCCGCCTGCCGCGGTCGCTGCAGCGCCAGGTGGCCGCCGGCTCGGTCGACCTGCCGACGTACGACTTCTACCAGCGCGACGTCGCCGGGCACTACATCGCCGGCTTCCTCGCATGCGCCTACATCGCCGACGAGTACGGCGACGGGGCGCTGCGCCGGGTCTACCGGCTGCTGGGCCGTAACGTGCGTGAGGCCCTGGTGCCGCAGGCGCAGGACCGGGTCTTCCAGCAGGTGCTGGGCGTTACGACCGACGAGCTGCGCCGGGGCCTCGCCGACTACGCGGACAGCGTCTCGCGCTGA